GAAATCGTTGCTTTTAAGTGATGTGGGATACTTACAAAatgaaattatgtaaaaataaaaatcaaacaattgTTTTCCTGActagaatgaatgaattacatgaaattaaaatgggTATAAAAGACTTCACTGTTAACCTTTTGGTTAAAATTATAAAGTTGACCATTGTTTAGGTAGTTTTtacccaaaaatgtttttattggtaTCTTTAGTTCCATCCATTAGGAACTTTTAACCTTTAACATCCGTGGAACCTTCCATTTCACAAAAGATTTGTTATAGAAGGGAAAAACTGTTTGAGCAGCTTAATTAACAACAAATATTCTAATTTAAGCCATTTTTGTATCATCCTGAGGCCATTTTTAAACCAACACACTAAAAGCCTTAGAGTTACTGAATTAGAGCCTAAATATAGCACTAGCCCTGGACCTCCCTATCATGTTTCACCTTAAATCatgttcattatttaaaatatagtgttaatattttatatgattataATTAACTTTATAATCTTTCCTTCCTCAGGATTATTCTTCAGTATGACCCATGAGGAGAAAATAGATTCCGATAGGAGATCTATCTATGTGGGGAATGTAAGCTGCTTACGTTCTTTAGATCTCCTTTGCCAAGTAGTCACTGCAATAAGCAGAACAGATTTTAACTTTATGTTTGGTATTGTATTTAAATCATGTACTAGTGGATTCATTTATTTGTAGTGTGTGTTTATGGAACACTACATGCAGTATTGTTTGACTTACAGGTGGATTATGGAGCAACTGCAGATGAATTGGAGATGTACTTTAATGGCTGTGGCCACGTTAACAGAGTTACAATCCCGTATAATAGATTCACAGGCCATCCAAAAGGGTATGTATCAATTTGGctccaaaacaaacatgtatTTAAACATCAAGCATGTTATGAATATATTTTCCTTGTAGATTTGCCTATGTTGAGTTCTCAGAGAGGGAGTCTGTGAGGACTGCCTTGACTTTAGATGAAACACTATTCAGAGGACGCATCATTAAGGTGAGATGGAAATACTGCAATGGCATATGGTTATGCATTACATAGAAATGAGGCTACATTCACACCACAACTGAATGTGTcccaaatcattttttaaagtgtctttgTAATTCTGGTATTTTCAAGTCTGATCTGAGCCACTTTCATATGTGGGAATAAATCAGATAAAGgaatacactatcagtcaaaagtttttagacagaagaatttttaatgttttatttaaataagtctcttctgctcaccaagcctgcatttatttgatccaaagtacagtaaaacagtaaaattctgaaatatttttactattcaaagtaactgttttctatttgaatatatttttaaaatgtaatttattcctgtgatttcaaagctgaatttttagcatcattactccagtcacatgatttttttttttaggtttctttgatgaatagtaatttgagaagaacagcatttatctaaaatagaactcttttgtagcattataaatgtctttatcatcacttttgatcaatttaaagcatccttgctaaataaaactattactttctataatttctccttgcttttgaatggtataatgttaacaaaagctttttgtttcaaataaatgctgatctttctatttatcaaagaatcctaaaaaatccttaatttttttttaaattagtattattaataataataataataataataataataataataaatgtttctggaacagcaattcagcatattagaataatttctgaaggatcatgtgacactaaatgctggaataatgatgcagaaaatttagatgtgatcacaggaataaattacattttaaaatatattaaaatagaaagatagaatagtattttaaaaatagaatactAAAGATTTCGATTTACAACAAATTACTAGAATACTAATtactaaaatactattttaaatagtacaaaatatttaacaatattactgcttttgctgtattttggattaaataaatgcaggcttggtgagcagaagagaagttttaacttattaaaaatcttactgtctgaaatgtttttatatatatatatatatatatatatatatatatatatactatatataagtGTGTGCAAGGCtgcatgtttcatttttgtgtctCCTGTCCGATATGGgccacattttaataattacctGAACAATCTCACAAAAACATGAGTTGAAAATCAGAATTGGGCACTTTGCTTGTGGCGTGAGTGAATGTAGGCTCCACTGTCGGTTTGTTTGTCACGAATTATTATGGATTACAATCTGTGACAGAAAACCATTTCACGTCAAACTCTTTGTGAACTAGGTATTGCCAAAAAGAACAAACATTCCAGGTTTCAGGACTACAGACGCATACTTGCGTGGAGGTTGGTCCCGAGGACGAGGTTTCCGTGCCTCGAGGTTTTATAACCCGTTCAGAGGCTTCATTAGGTCAGTTCTGCCAATACATAATAGTACCTCACATGATATggagctttaattattttagagcAGCAGTGGTCGATGACCTTGCACTTTTCATTTATACTGATTCAATAACCTGGTAAATCGgatatttaaactaaaaaaaaaaaaaatactaattttgctttcagatttgtgaaaactaaaaattaatgcAGTATTTCAGTGATTATAGTGCTATCTTAACtttatactttctttttttgcaaatgtgacATTTGTACATCCATACTTGTAAATctatcatttagagccttttttgttataaaattgTAATCTTTGTTTTAGGGAAAATGGAAGAGCTCATCCTTGGGTTGATTCTTTTTGATATCCATTTTTGACTTTTCTGTTATGTTCAAAGCACTTCTTGGTGCTGATTAATTTATGTTTCAGTAATTGCATGACGGGAgctcagttattattttgtgtgtgtatgtagcTTGAATGACACTACAAAAACGGAGACCTGATTTATATTGAGTggttagtattttatttattatattttagtcaatttctttaaaatactaTGCCTGTGAGAGGCTGAGATGTCTTGTGAATTTCAGTACTTTGtctatttttgaaattttcagTGCTCAAATTTGTCAgatcaatgtaaataaaatctatattatCACACATTTTAtggaacaaaaattaaatatttattttcaccttgcaaacatttaaacaatacaCAAGACacttatgcaaatatatatacagttgtgaAGAAAGGACATCAGCAGGCCTGCACCATCATAGTTGAAACTATACTGTCAAAAGCCCTGAGgagagaaaaatataattttagcgGATCAGTCGTAACACACAGCAAATACTCCAAATGTATGCATTCACAAAATGCAATTACTTTGATTGAATTGGATCACCAGGATTGTAGAATGGGTTACACATTACATCAGTGAAGGAGTTGTGCAACTTTCTGAACAtctgaggaaagaaaaaaattcattatattCTGATTGACATCTCAcctttttttattgtgaaaCTGACACTGTGCACCTATTGAACTTACACTTCTAATTTCGTTGTCTCGCAGAGATGTGTTGGAAGAATCGACAACAATCACAAACTTCACCTTAGAGTTTGTCACATAGCCATATCTGTAATTCTTGTTAAGATGTtgatatattaataatgattgAAAATGGTATATATTTGAAAGCAGTCCATCTTAAAGGGAAGTTCActcgaaaatgaaaattctgtcatgttgTTACATGCCTatgtgcatttgtttgttttttttgttttttttttctgtgtaacacaaaagatgatattttgaacaTCTGGCAACAGAAGTTTAAACATTGACTTAAATTGTATGGACAAAACcactgacattttttaaaatatcttttatattccacagaagaaagtcattcataaagtcatttcTGATATCTAAAGAGCAGGATGGCTAATAATTccaaatatacactaccagtcaaaagtttttttttttttttgaacagtaagattttatttaaagaattcccttctgcttacaagcctgcatttatttgatccaaaatacagcaaaggcagtaatattgtgaaatatttttactatttaaaagaactgctttctatttgaatacatttcaaaatgtaatttattcctgtgatcaaagttaagTATTATTTCTCCAgtgtttagtgtcacatgatccttcagaaatcattctaatatgctgattaccgttttagattttttttatcattaatatttaaaacagtagagtacttttttttcaggattctttgaatagatcagcatttatctgaaataaaaatctattttagatACATGCTGTTCTCAACAGAgaattatgtgactggagtaatgaaaaattcagctttgaattcacaggaaaaaatgacattttaaaatatattcaagtcaattaaaatagaaacaattCAAGTAGTTATttgaaatggtaaaaatatttcaaaatttgactgtgTTTGCTgcactttagatcaaataaatgcaggcgtggtgagcagaagatgcttctttagaaaacattaaaaaatcttagtgTACACAAAGTAATTTAATGATAGCAAATTAGACAAGGCTGTCTATGATAGATGGAAAACAGCTTTGTTGGTCAATGTGATAATCTCAAAATAGTCAAATATCAGATGATGTATCAGTCCATCACTATTCTGTTTTATATCGACTTTAAGGATACACTTTATAGTCCTCAGTTGGATAGAGGAGCCCCAGATAAAGCTCCCTTTGGTCGCCCAAGGCTTTGCCCACACCGGAGATCTTCTCCTCCACCACGTCCAGAGAAGTGTGCACTGTGTAGTGGAACTTGAGTTCCCCTTGTGTAGGAACGCTCCGAATGTACAGGGGATAGTTCTGCAGGGATCAACCTAATGTTAGTGGCAAGCTTGCTATTACAGAAAACACAACTTCAGCTTGTAATTTTATTGCAacttaatacattttagaaataaacacaaactaGACTTTGCAATAGAGTTGATCAATGCATATGTTAATGCTACCTTAGATCATGGTTTTCCAAATGGCAATGTTCaattatttacagaaaatgtctAAATTTGAAAGAATCCATAAGGTGTAATACAAATTTTAGCTAATACGTAACAAGTTGTGTGTGTAAAGCTATAACGCATACTtggccaataaataaatatatgactgTAAGGTTAgaaagtattcattttaatgaacgtTAAATGACAGAACTGATATCATCTAAACCAGGAGGttcttatttaatattaatatataccagggctttttaaaaacacttgattctgattggccaatggCAGCATTTAGCGGTCAAACATTGTTAAATAACGGCTAATGTCCACCGCAACGCTGTACCTCTGACTGCTCCTCCAAAAAGTCAGGTTTCTACACAGCTGTGCTTGTGACCTATCATTCTGCAGTCAATacaaaaaagctaataaaatgaACTCAGCTATTAGTActgtctgcatttatttcagtagCTATGTAATAAGTAGGATGAGGTACCATCAGCAAGGTATCCTcaccaaatgtttatttttcatctaaAACATCAGAAATATAATAGCTGACCAGGTGAACTCATAAAGACCGGACAAAATAAGACTACAATAATACACTGTCTGTTATGTTTTGAGTGATTTTATGTTTCCTGTATGTGGGTGTTTCTCTTATTATTTCTAATAAGTAAATCTGACTACATTTATGTTGTCGTCCATGTTCACCCCATCTCATCTCATAAGTGTGACGACACATACTGTTGCAATTCATCCGGTAGTGTAGTAGATTGCAACAGCACTCTTACACTTCACTAATTTACACAATTTAGAGGACATTGTAGAGCTCTGAACAAACTACTTTAATTTGTAACTAAAGTCTGGAAATCTTGTATTCAAGTTTGAGATGCAAAAACACTaacaaagacacaaaaacaaacacccCAGTCTCCCATGACATAAACATCGCTCAAAACAATGTTggtttgtaaaacaaaaaagtaaaacatggTATATTTTATAGTACACCATTCTTCATAGTGCCTGTGTCATTTCAATGTAGTTATATAATATACCGTAAAAATATTTGCACGCATATGAATGTTGCTACTCAGCCCTGATCGCGACACGTATTAGAAACTCTTCGCATGAATTCATAAAATCTAATGAACCCAGCACGTCGGAAGTCAGATGAGCTAAGCCATCACTAATAAATCATTTGCTGTATCATAAAAACATCAAGTATTTTCACTTACCTCCTTCGCAATGACTGCTATACACACCGCCATGATGACGCTACCAACACCAGTCACGTGACACGCAGTCACATGATTCATAGTATCATAGAGCTTGTGACTGTGTGCAATACTTCTCTATTCAAATAAACACGCTGTGCAGTGTTGAATATTGAAGATACGGAACAGTTCCGCTTTAGAGTGCGCTTCCTGAAAGTTAGCATGTGATGTGAAAAGATTTAAAAGAAAGTTACAATGGGTCTTAAGACTCTCATTTGTGTCTTATGGGCAGTATGTGTGGGTCAGACTGCAGGAAGCCAGCATGGTCCAAACATAATCATCATGCTTATGGATGATGTAAGTGCTCCagaggtctttttttttaaaggcttgACTGACAAACTAACTTCAGAACGACACTAAAACCTACCTTTTCTGATGTTTATAACCTACACTTGTACGAGTAATACTTGTGTATCTGTGCACATATCTTTGGTTTGTGAAATACATTTGTGTTGGATGTACTTTGTTATAGTTTATGTTGTGTATTGTGTATAAAATGgtatattctttttttgtatttattacaaTGTTGCAATATGCAGTGCTGACAATGATTCCCAAAGAGATTATGAGTTTATACTAAATGCAATTCACACTAAGCAGTGTCACATGCTTTAAGTGCAATTAGGcatcaaaacatttataatgcattagaaGGGATGAGTTGTATGATCCAGACATCATCATCATGCTGGTTCATACCAAATATTACTGTAGTTCAAACAGTAGAGCATGGTGCTAGCAACACCAGGGTCTTTGGTTcgataaaatttatattttgaagttAGTAAGTCGCTTGGATAAAATTGACTctaaaatgtatacatgtaaaaacaacttttttgtacttttgaaacCTGGCATTGTAAAACAGTATATAGTGGTTCTCAAGCTTTTTGACTCCAAGGTCCCAggttgtaataataaaatgaaaagaaatgatGTCAGTTTAATATTGTGGATTTATTTTGAATGActaaatttgaatttataagTTAAATCtagtttcaatttattttacttttttaaacatttgtgaccatctggaccacaaaaccagccataaagGTCAATTGTTTGAAACTGAGAATTATACATCacctaaaagctgaataaataagttttccattgatgcatggtttgttaggataggacaatatttggccgagatacaactatttgaaaatctggaatttgagggtgcaaaaaaatcaaaatattaagaaaatcacctttaaagtagtccaaatgaagttcttagcaatgcatattactaatcaaacatttttgatatatttatggtaagaaatttacaaaatatcttcatggaacatgacctggacttaatatcctaataatttttggca
The sequence above is a segment of the Labeo rohita strain BAU-BD-2019 chromosome 7, IGBB_LRoh.1.0, whole genome shotgun sequence genome. Coding sequences within it:
- the pabpn1l gene encoding embryonic polyadenylate-binding protein 2 isoform X2; this translates as MLEMDESDMQYEVERPFPYSPQAGLFFSMTHEEKIDSDRRSIYVGNVDYGATADELEMYFNGCGHVNRVTIPYNRFTGHPKGFAYVEFSERESVRTALTLDETLFRGRIIKVLPKRTNIPGFRTTDAYLRGGWSRGRGFRASRFYNPFRGFIRENGRAHPWVDSF
- the pabpn1l gene encoding embryonic polyadenylate-binding protein 2 isoform X1, with protein sequence MNMADQNELDAIQTCMLEMDESDMQYEVERPFPYSPQAGLFFSMTHEEKIDSDRRSIYVGNVDYGATADELEMYFNGCGHVNRVTIPYNRFTGHPKGFAYVEFSERESVRTALTLDETLFRGRIIKVLPKRTNIPGFRTTDAYLRGGWSRGRGFRASRFYNPFRGFIRENGRAHPWVDSF
- the trappc2l gene encoding trafficking protein particle complex subunit 2-like protein gives rise to the protein MNHVTACHVTGVGSVIMAVCIAVIAKENYPLYIRSVPTQGELKFHYTVHTSLDVVEEKISGVGKALGDQRELYLGLLYPTEDYKVYGYVTNSKVKFVIVVDSSNTSLRDNEIRSMFRKLHNSFTDVMCNPFYNPGDPIQSKAFDSIVSTMMVQAC